A genomic region of Candidatus Schekmanbacteria bacterium contains the following coding sequences:
- a CDS encoding class II aldolase/adducin family protein — protein sequence MENEIRKLREELADVCVKAYNRGLSSGAGGNISVRLEGADIVVVTASGISFRDVTADNLIVVDLECKVLEGEGRPSKEIKWHCGIYKERPEIFSVFHSHSTAATAYASSGMTVPLVTGPFEKNIGKQKIVPYAPPGSDELANLVIPSFKDKELNVLILERHGAVAVAPTLSQAFNLADLLEDAARTAILRNLISNIKTI from the coding sequence ATGGAAAACGAAATAAGAAAATTAAGAGAAGAATTGGCAGATGTATGTGTAAAAGCATACAATAGAGGATTAAGTTCAGGCGCAGGCGGCAACATAAGCGTTAGGTTGGAAGGAGCAGATATAGTTGTAGTTACAGCATCAGGAATAAGTTTTCGTGATGTAACAGCAGACAATCTCATCGTTGTCGATCTTGAATGCAAAGTTCTTGAAGGAGAAGGACGACCATCAAAGGAAATAAAATGGCACTGCGGTATATACAAAGAGAGGCCTGAAATTTTTTCTGTCTTTCACAGCCATTCAACTGCTGCAACGGCATATGCATCGTCAGGAATGACAGTTCCTCTTGTAACCGGACCTTTTGAAAAAAATATTGGAAAGCAAAAAATAGTCCCCTATGCTCCGCCGGGCTCAGATGAACTTGCAAATCTTGTGATACCTTCCTTCAAAGATAAGGAGCTAAATGTATTGATTCTTGAAAGGCACGGAGCAGTAGCAGTTGCCCCTACTCTTTCTCAAGCATTCAACTTGGCTGATTTGTTGGAAGATGCAGCACGCACGGCTATTTTAAGAAATCTAATTTCAAATATTAAAACAATATAA